The following proteins are co-located in the Silene latifolia isolate original U9 population chromosome 1, ASM4854445v1, whole genome shotgun sequence genome:
- the LOC141642695 gene encoding uncharacterized protein LOC141642695 has protein sequence MPVTNQVEYTWEGTPAAATSQVRQTEAMEQQNFARGAERQSQGHLRPTGRETYIEQQYQKLRSLLRRVPGMPLPMEMAAPESYADSPFTDDIATVALPKGFSVPTMTLFDGTTDPCDHISQFKQKMMVTTATGASKEACICKGFGSTLTGAALQWFVGLPNGTISSFADLVNAFNQQFSSSRRTPKQPSDLYRIVQEIGESIKDYVTRFNAEKVSIRGCDMSTAINAFRQGLDKESNLYKELTMYPCERFEEVQQRATAALRLEEDILARKGITNFDKTSRKFAPEKKDDRAKPYSRPNVSRIAEKTQQIDDSSHPPKLSEYGFNTGMKGLLKALRNLGDQVRWPKPPTQDRPNDDRDSSKRCEWHQDIGHRTEDCYKLRREVKFQVRKGNLDHLLPRGGKQDRREAANQVLPSAPPICTKIINVITGGSKLSGLTYSAAERKATGSKGDHPETSYRVSQSNLPPVTFDETDIESGAEQHDDALTITLSIGNCTVRKALVDTGSSVNLIMLETLKTMGFDKENLIKKSVPLVGFSGETAHSVGEITIPTYIEEVNKLVRYLVIEGPTTYNVILVRPWLHQMKAVPSTYHQSLKFPTPWGTVTVKGDQEESRNCYTQALKATTKLPS, from the coding sequence ATGCCAGTTACGAATCAAGTTGAATATACCTGGGAAGGCACTCCGGCGGCAGCGACATCGCAGGTACGTCAAACAGAAGCCATGGAACAGCAGAACTTCGCACGAGGAGCAGAACGTCAGTCACAGGGGCATCTGCGACCCACCGGGAGAGAGACATACATAGAACAGCAGTACCAGAAACTACGGAGCCTCCTCCGGAGGGTCCCGGGAATGCCTCTGCCTATGGAGATGGCTGCACCAGAaagctatgccgactcaccattcacCGACGATATAGCTACGGTGGCCTTGCCAAAAGGATTTAGCGTCCCAACGATGACCCTCTTCGATGGAACCACAGACCCCTGTGATCATATAAGTCaattcaagcagaagatgatggttACTACCGCCACGGGAGCCTCAAAGGAGGCATGTATATGTAAAGGATTCGGTTCAACCTtaaccggagcagcattacaatggttcgttGGCCTGCCTAACGGGACCATAAGTTCATTCGCCGATCTGGTCAACGCTTTCAACCAACAGTTCTCCAGCAGCCGGAGAACACCCAAGCAGCCAAGTGATCTATACAGGATCGTCCAGGAGATAGGTGAGTCAATCAAGGACTACGTCACTAGGTTCAATGCGGAAAAAGTCTCAATACGAGGCTGTGATATGTCCACTGCCATCAACGCCTTCAGGCAGGGCTTGGACAAGGagtcaaacctctacaaagaattaACGATGTATCCTTGTGAGAGATTTGAGGAAGTCCAGCAGAGAGCTACTGCGGCGTTAAGGTTGGAAGAAGATATACTGGCTAGAAAGGGTATAACAAACTTCGACAAGACAAGCAGGAAATTCGCACCAGAAAAGAAAGACGACAGAGCTAAGCCGTACAGCAGACCCAATGTCAGCAGAATAGCAGAAAAAACTCAGCAAATTGACGATTCTTCGCATCCTCCTAAGCTATCAGAATACGGATTCAACACCGGAATGAAAGGACTGCTGAAAGCACTGAGGAACCTGGGTGATCAGGTAAGGTGGCCAAAACCCCCCACTCAGGACCGACCCAACGATGACAGAGACAGCAGCAAAAGATGCGAATGGCACCAGGATATAGGTCACAGAACAGAAGATTGCTACAAGTTGCGGAGGGAGGTGAAGTTCCAGGTACGCAAGGGAAACTTGgaccacctattaccacgtgggggcaagcaggatAGAAGAGAAGCAGCAAATCAGGTGCTTCCTTCTGCTCCACCCATATGCACGAAAATtattaacgtgataacaggcggatcCAAGCTATCAGGTCTGACATATTCCGCCGCCGAAAGGAAAGCCACCGGAAGTAAAGGGGATCATCCAGAAACTTCGTACAGAGTAAGCCAGAGCAATTTACCCCCGGTAACTTTCGATGAGACTGACATAGAAAGCGGCGCAGAGCAGCACGACGATGCCCTAACTATAACGTTATCCATTGGCAATTGTACCGTGCGGAAAGCATTGGTAGATACAGGGAGCTCTGTGAACCTTATCATGCTCGAAACCCTCAAAACCATGGGTTTTGACAAAGAAAACCTGATAAAGAAATCTGTGCCCCTGGTGGGATTCAGTGGGGAGACCGCGCATTCGGTGGGCGAGATAACCATCCCAACGTATATTGAAGAAGTTAATAAACTAGTGAGATACCTAGTTATCGAAGGACCAACCACCTACAACGTGATACTAGTAAGACCGTGGCTGCATCAGATGAAAGCAGTGCCTTCAACATATCATCAGTCTCTCAAGTTCCCAACACCATGGGGCACGGTTACGGTAAAAGGAGATCAAGAGGAGTCCAGAAACTGCTATACCCAAGCCCTCAAGGCCACAACCAAGCTCCCCTCATAG
- the LOC141642677 gene encoding uncharacterized protein LOC141642677, protein MRKPELSGRMTKWSVHLSGYDLQFEPRTAIKSQALADFVSDFYPATRREAEEGMLAITGNQDGELWTLYIDGASNARGAGVGLVLRCPKGDMIVQAIRCEFKATNNEAEYEALILGMQMASGLKVRNLRVYNDSLLVVNHVNNEYVARDPKMIAYLKIATERKSKFRTFKITRVPREQNVEADALATLGSTFQPVELSNIPITHVLTPAIQGEPDQRLMKEDVHMQCAQEARTLVSTVGQQNADWRVPYLNWLRDRTLPEDRKEAQSFRIKASRYIMIDNILFRKSLAGPCLRCLSKEEAETVLQDVHSGECGNHAGGRSLSNKILRQGYFWPTMRADAVNHAKRCESCQKAAPAIHQPAEPMHPIIYQWPFMMSGMDIVGKLPRAPGNRVYMLAMTDYFSKWIEAEAMTEVK, encoded by the coding sequence atgaggaagcctgaactttcaggcagaatGACTAAGTGGTCAGTACATCTTAGTGGCTATGACTTGCAATTTGAACCCAGAACAGCGATAAAATCCCAAGCCCTAGCAGATTTCGTCTCTGACTTCTACCCCGCCACCCGTAGGGAGGCAGAAGAAGGAATGCTGGCGATAACAGGGAATCAGGATGGCGAACTGTGGACCTTGTACATTGATGGAGCCTCAAATGCAAGAGGGGCTGGCGTAGGTCTGGTCCTTCGATGTCCTAAAGGAGATATGATAGTGCAAGCCATTAGGTGTgagttcaaggcaaccaacaacgaGGCCGAGTATGAAGCTCTCATACTTGGGATGCAGATGGCATCAGGGCTCAAGGTGAGGAACCTGAGGGTGTACAACGACTCCTTACTTGTGGTAAATCATGTAAACAACGAGTATGTAGCGCGTGATCCAAAGATGATAGCTTACTTGAAAATAGCCACGGAGCGAAAGTCAAAATTCAGAACATTCAAGATAACTCGGGTGCCCCGGGAGCAGAATGTGGAGGCAGACGCTCTGGCCACGTTGGGATCCACCTTCCAGCCCGTAGAACTATCAAATATACCGATTACTCATGTGTTGACCCCAGCCATCCAGGGAGAGCCAGATCAGAGACTAATGAAAGAGGATGTACACATGCAGTGTGCACAAGAAGCCAGGACGCTGGTTTCCACAGTAGGACAGCAGAATGCAGACTGGAGGGTTCCATATCTAAATTGGCTAAGGGATAGGACACTCCCTGAAGACAGAAAGGAAGCACAAAGTTTTAGAATAAAAGCTTCCAGGTATATCATGATTGATAATATTCTCTTCAGAAAGTCATTGGCAGGACCATGCCTCAGGTGCTTAAGCAAAGAGGAAGCAGAAACAGTATTGCAAGATGTACACAGCGGAGAATGCGGAAACCACGCTGGAGGACGAAGTCTGTCAAACAAAATCTTGAGACAGGGGtatttctggcccaccatgcgcgCAGACGCAGTAAACCATGCTAAACGCTGTGAGTCGTGTCAAAAGGCGGCTCCAGcaatccaccagccagcagaaccaATGCATCCGATTATCTATCAATGGCCATTCATGATGTCGGGCATGGACATAGTGGGTAAACTGCCCAGGGCTCCAGGAAACAGAGTATATATGCTAGCTATGACCGACTACTTCTCAAAGTGGATTGAAGCAGAAGCAATGACAGAGGTAAAATAG